In a single window of the Leptospira wolffii serovar Khorat str. Khorat-H2 genome:
- a CDS encoding class I SAM-dependent methyltransferase: protein MNKKSEDSDFIAYGANGQPFETNYWKEIYGSGKDVDASFNAKEHARYIKSLFDLMQIQPRSIADFGFGKGLLLKEFVKAFEPRRVFAVDPSEEMIDQIAKQKWIRGYNLSFLHSTIQDLEMKYFTSAPFDLGICNSVVQYIPDKELPKVFEKLHTIAQYLYFTVPTKNDYDRMKKEIYFVDPYAHQRSKKYYEKLIRPYFRRVAFNLLESRIVKDTQFCDELFVED, encoded by the coding sequence ATGAATAAGAAATCCGAAGATTCGGACTTTATCGCTTACGGCGCGAACGGACAGCCGTTCGAAACGAATTATTGGAAGGAAATTTACGGTAGCGGGAAGGATGTGGACGCATCCTTTAACGCAAAGGAACATGCGAGATATATAAAATCCTTGTTCGACCTCATGCAGATTCAGCCTAGAAGCATCGCCGACTTCGGATTCGGTAAGGGACTACTGCTCAAAGAATTCGTAAAAGCGTTCGAGCCTCGCAGGGTGTTTGCGGTGGATCCCTCCGAAGAGATGATAGATCAGATCGCCAAACAAAAATGGATCCGAGGCTATAATCTTTCCTTTTTACATTCCACAATCCAGGATTTGGAGATGAAGTATTTCACCTCCGCACCTTTCGATCTTGGGATCTGCAACTCGGTGGTCCAATACATTCCCGATAAGGAGTTGCCGAAGGTATTCGAAAAATTGCATACGATAGCGCAATATCTGTATTTCACGGTTCCCACGAAGAACGATTACGATCGCATGAAGAAAGAGATCTACTTCGTCGATCCTTACGCCCATCAAAGATCCAAGAAATATTATGAAAAACTAATTCGACCCTATTTTCGAAGGGTCGCTTTCAATCTTTTGGAGAGTAGAATCGTAAAGGACACTCAATTCTGCGACGAACTTTTCGTAGAGGACTGA
- a CDS encoding efflux RND transporter periplasmic adaptor subunit has translation MDWKESAITIYKNRIFRIGAGILLAVLFFWWFLKPKPLTVETGFVTKGTYEQIVEEDGVTRVKDRFTLYSPVNGVLQRVHKHVGEPVQKGETVAVINWDYDRKIQAPVSGTVLTIHRESAGPISIGAPILDIGDTSRLEIACELLTQDSVEVRPGNPVIIEGWGGDPISGKVRLIEPAAFTKVSSLGVEEQRVRVIIDFDPPSQIGDSFQVKTKITAFQKENSLLLPTAALFRDQKDWAVYRVQKGKAKKTIVKIEAKSGKWSLLTEGLQDGDEVVLYPTEEIKEGARVK, from the coding sequence ATGGATTGGAAAGAATCGGCTATAACGATTTACAAAAACAGAATATTCAGAATCGGAGCGGGAATCTTGCTCGCAGTATTATTCTTCTGGTGGTTCCTGAAACCGAAACCCCTAACGGTAGAAACCGGATTCGTAACCAAAGGAACCTACGAGCAGATCGTGGAAGAGGACGGAGTCACTAGAGTCAAAGATAGATTTACCTTATATTCTCCGGTGAATGGAGTATTACAAAGAGTGCATAAACATGTGGGAGAACCCGTTCAAAAAGGGGAAACGGTTGCGGTCATCAATTGGGATTACGACCGCAAAATCCAGGCCCCAGTCTCCGGAACCGTTCTCACTATCCATAGAGAAAGCGCGGGGCCCATCTCCATAGGAGCGCCCATCTTGGATATAGGAGATACTTCCCGCTTAGAAATTGCCTGCGAGTTACTCACCCAGGATAGCGTGGAAGTTCGTCCGGGCAATCCGGTAATTATCGAAGGTTGGGGAGGAGATCCTATCTCCGGAAAAGTGAGACTGATCGAACCCGCCGCCTTTACGAAAGTCTCCTCTTTAGGAGTGGAAGAACAAAGAGTTAGAGTGATCATAGACTTCGATCCTCCTTCTCAGATAGGCGATTCTTTCCAAGTGAAAACGAAAATCACCGCGTTCCAAAAAGAGAATTCCCTTCTACTCCCCACGGCCGCCCTTTTTAGAGATCAAAAGGATTGGGCGGTGTATCGGGTCCAAAAAGGAAAAGCGAAGAAGACGATAGTAAAGATCGAAGCCAAGAGCGGCAAGTGGTCCTTACTCACCGAAGGTCTTCAGGACGGAGACGAGGTAGTGCTCTACCCGACGGAGGAGATCAAAGAAGGAGCCAGAGTGAAGTAG